The stretch of DNA ATACATAAATTTCACCATTACGTAATGCGGAAAGTGAGCTATCCAAATCTTTAATGAATCGAAGCTTGATGTTCGAGATTTTTGGTTCGTTTTCTGTTCCTTTCATATAACCAGGATTTTTGTAGAAGATCGCTTCGTAATCATTTTTGTAAGAGAGAATGTAAGGACCGCTTGTGTAAAGTGTGTTATTGTATTTGTCACCTTCAGTAACTGTATTTTGATCCCCATAAGGAATATCTTTGTTTACATCAAAAGTAGCAACATCATAAGTGTTGATGCTCTCAACCTGCTTTTTAGAAACAATACCGGCAGATTGGTGTGCTAAATAATTAAGTACCTGTGGAAATGGCTCTGTTGTTGTTACTTTAACAACTTGGTATTTTCCCTCTTTGTTATTTGCTTGTGTTTTATCAGCAACAAGCTCAGTAATTTTAGTATCTAAGCCTTTTTCAAGACCTTCTCTTATGGATTCATCACTGCCTGATTGCTTAACATTTTCAAGTGCACTTAAATCAGTTACAACCTCCGCTGTTTTAATATGCTCATGCAAGCTATATGTGCGGTGATCTGGTACTGAGTCCTTATCTTTTGCACGATTTAGAGAGAAGATAACATCATCTGCTCCTACACGCTCGCCAGTATCAACAGCTTTTTTATCAGTGATTTTGGCAAAATTAATATCGTCTCTCAATAGGAAATAATACTCTGCGTTTCCATCTGCAATGCTATAGTTACGTGATAGTGATCCATCAGCTGTAATTTTGTCATCATCCGTTAAGTTAATTAAACGAACATACATATTCGTGTTAATCATGTTAATAGAACCATCGTTACCCTTAATTGGGTCAAGTGATGTTAAGGTTGGATTGGCTTGTGATAAGACAAGCGGCTCTGATGCGCGCTTTGCTTGGTCATTAAAATCAATTGTCTCCCAAGCAAGGGAACGAGATTTTGAAAGTCTCACTGTATCAGGGTTTAACACGTCTTTGTTAATAGCCTGTGTTTTTAAAGAAATGTATAACGGTGCAATATATGCCTTATCAAATACAAGTCGTTGTTCTAATTCCTTATATGTTTCAACATATTCTTCAGGTGTTTGAGTGCTTGCTTTGTCAATTAATTTGTCTATTTCAGGATCAGCCAAAATGCTGTAATCGCCGCCGC from Cytobacillus dafuensis encodes:
- a CDS encoding ABC transporter substrate-binding protein, which encodes MLAGCVKTKSDVAEKPASNEKSGGEQNAQVDIEILGMSSSEEDMNIVRDQLVKNGFNVKLNIQPDYGSFKAQQDAGNYDVSLSGWTTVTGNPDYAVRSLFKSGGDYSILADPEIDKLIDKASTQTPEEYVETYKELEQRLVFDKAYIAPLYISLKTQAINKDVLNPDTVRLSKSRSLAWETIDFNDQAKRASEPLVLSQANPTLTSLDPIKGNDGSINMINTNMYVRLINLTDDDKITADGSLSRNYSIADGNAEYYFLLRDDINFAKITDKKAVDTGERVGADDVIFSLNRAKDKDSVPDHRTYSLHEHIKTAEVVTDLSALENVKQSGSDESIREGLEKGLDTKITELVADKTQANNKEGKYQVVKVTTTEPFPQVLNYLAHQSAGIVSKKQVESINTYDVATFDVNKDIPYGDQNTVTEGDKYNNTLYTSGPYILSYKNDYEAIFYKNPGYMKGTENEPKISNIKLRFIKDLDSSLSALRNGEIYVLYGVPENKHEVVEGDSKLRLQSMESNSVSYLLFNTANREVAKSEDLRKAVLYSINQDEILSYYQGKKIKAVSTVSPLVKTGNELKADQAKVTEFLNKYNSSK